A single window of Bacteroidota bacterium DNA harbors:
- a CDS encoding GIY-YIG nuclease family protein — MERGGSVYIITNKNHTTLYIGVTSNLIARISEHRNKKNPKSFSARYNLEKLVYYESFHSIEEAIVREKKLKGWVRRKKEDLLNSINPEWKDLYEDL, encoded by the coding sequence ATGGAACGCGGTGGTTCAGTTTATATAATAACCAATAAAAATCACACCACATTATATATTGGTGTTACGTCAAATTTAATAGCTAGAATAAGCGAGCACAGAAATAAGAAAAATCCAAAATCATTTAGTGCGAGATACAATTTAGAAAAATTAGTTTATTATGAAAGCTTTCATAGTATAGAAGAGGCAATTGTTAGGGAGAAGAAGTTGAAGGGGTGGGTGAGAAGGAAGAAAGAAGATTTGTTAAATTCGATTAATCCTGAGTGGAAAGATTTGTACGAGGATTTATAA